The following are from one region of the Paraglaciecola sp. L1A13 genome:
- the tatC gene encoding twin-arginine translocase subunit TatC, giving the protein MSSATHTEKVNKAPLLTHLIELRRRLLYCFAFFALMFAVSYFFAEQIYHVLQQPLLQIFGPNSGRRMIYTGLHEAFFTYLKLAFFSATFCTLPIALIQVWKFIAPGMYQNEQKALSPLFIATPILFVLGSALAFYVVMPLAWEFFISFESLGQSDGINVELEAKMSEYLALVIRLILAFGLCFELPVFLLVLAKAGVIDAQMLKEYRRHAIVVVFFIAALITPPDLISQIALGVPILLLYELSIILIQRTQSDKEQMLRKQMDQSV; this is encoded by the coding sequence ATGAGCTCAGCTACACATACAGAGAAAGTAAATAAAGCACCGTTGCTGACCCATTTAATAGAGCTGCGCAGACGCCTGCTATACTGCTTTGCTTTTTTTGCCTTGATGTTTGCTGTGTCTTACTTTTTTGCGGAGCAGATTTACCATGTTTTGCAGCAGCCACTGTTACAAATTTTTGGGCCAAATAGCGGTCGCAGAATGATATATACCGGCTTACACGAAGCCTTCTTTACCTATCTTAAATTAGCGTTTTTCAGTGCAACCTTTTGTACTTTGCCTATTGCCTTAATACAGGTTTGGAAGTTTATAGCCCCGGGTATGTATCAGAATGAACAAAAAGCATTATCTCCCTTGTTCATTGCGACGCCCATATTATTTGTACTCGGTTCCGCTTTGGCGTTTTACGTGGTCATGCCCCTCGCCTGGGAATTTTTTATTAGCTTTGAATCGTTAGGGCAAAGTGACGGTATCAATGTTGAGCTTGAAGCCAAAATGAGTGAATACTTGGCATTGGTGATCCGTTTAATCTTGGCCTTTGGCTTATGTTTTGAGTTACCGGTATTTTTATTGGTGCTGGCCAAAGCAGGCGTTATTGATGCGCAGATGCTTAAGGAATATCGCCGTCACGCCATCGTGGTAGTATTTTTTATTGCCGCACTGATTACCCCGCCAGATCTGATTTCACAAATAGCCCTAGGGGTACCAATTCTGCTGCTTTATGAGCTGTCGATCATTTTGATTCAGCGCACCCAATCCGACAAAGAACAGATGCTGCGCAAGCAAATGGATCAATCTGTTTAG
- a CDS encoding preprotein translocase subunit TatB, whose amino-acid sequence MFDLSWLELGFVAALALIVIGPKDLPKMFKMISHAVNKSKRMMNDVKGGFKQLENEINLSQTTSEVDWKTYLPKDIQNLPDDFTPGTLSGQAHAARRQHNTAQYELANAQYKHAQEPAEPSLHTKVNTKADEKNNTRQSEDISK is encoded by the coding sequence ATGTTTGATTTAAGTTGGTTGGAGCTGGGGTTTGTCGCCGCGTTAGCGCTTATTGTTATTGGTCCTAAAGATTTGCCAAAAATGTTTAAGATGATCAGTCATGCTGTCAATAAATCTAAGCGCATGATGAATGATGTGAAAGGCGGGTTTAAGCAGCTTGAAAATGAAATCAACCTTAGCCAAACCACCAGTGAAGTTGACTGGAAAACCTATTTACCTAAAGACATCCAAAACTTGCCAGATGATTTCACGCCTGGGACGTTATCTGGCCAAGCGCATGCCGCACGTCGGCAGCACAACACAGCGCAATATGAACTGGCGAACGCGCAATATAAGCATGCCCAAGAGCCTGCGGAACCATCATTACATACGAAAGTTAATACCAAGGCTGATGAGAAAAATAACACGCGCCAAAGTGAGGATATTAGCAAATGA
- the tatA gene encoding twin-arginine translocase TatA/TatE family subunit: MSLSVWQLVLVALLFILLFGRGRIPALMGDLAQGIKSFKQGINDISDTDEPVKNVSEEPKSKDKITSE, translated from the coding sequence ATGAGTCTAAGTGTTTGGCAGTTAGTATTAGTGGCTTTGTTATTTATTTTATTGTTTGGTCGAGGTCGGATCCCAGCACTAATGGGGGATTTAGCACAGGGCATAAAGAGCTTTAAGCAAGGAATAAACGACATCAGTGATACCGATGAACCGGTAAAAAACGTCTCGGAAGAGCCTAAAAGCAAAGATAAAATTACCAGCGAATGA
- a CDS encoding glycine betaine ABC transporter substrate-binding protein produces the protein MSSNSVTQITLGVIDLSFHRVTASLVRHVLTDMGFTVERIYSSPKDCVSRLNKGYIDLLCSVWLPSSHGGYQSAIAEQVSITELGLHYAPYCFWGVPDYVPKSAVKEISDLLKPDVIAKMNSTIPGIHPEADITRLSIKMMKEYGLRDAGYHFFPGTEEDCFSVVERAISNKTWIVVPLWQPQFLHHKYPIRELTEPKGLLGTVERAVLLIRDDKKAYFTFDQLQRLDELRFSNNIIAALDYQICREGKSLDLVTKVWLKDNEYV, from the coding sequence ATGTCGTCTAATTCGGTAACTCAAATTACTTTGGGTGTAATTGATTTATCTTTTCACCGAGTAACGGCTTCGTTAGTGCGCCATGTGCTAACCGATATGGGGTTTACGGTAGAACGAATATATTCGTCTCCTAAAGATTGCGTTTCCCGTTTAAATAAGGGATATATCGATTTGCTGTGTTCAGTTTGGTTACCTTCAAGTCATGGCGGGTATCAATCTGCTATTGCAGAACAGGTGTCTATCACTGAACTCGGCTTACATTATGCACCATACTGTTTCTGGGGGGTGCCAGACTACGTCCCTAAAAGCGCGGTGAAAGAAATAAGCGATCTGCTTAAGCCGGATGTGATTGCCAAAATGAATTCTACTATTCCCGGTATTCATCCTGAGGCCGATATTACGCGTCTTTCAATAAAAATGATGAAGGAGTATGGTCTTCGTGATGCGGGATACCACTTTTTTCCAGGGACTGAAGAAGATTGTTTTAGCGTAGTTGAAAGGGCCATTTCCAATAAAACATGGATCGTTGTGCCATTGTGGCAGCCTCAATTTTTACATCACAAGTATCCGATTCGAGAACTGACGGAACCAAAAGGGTTGTTAGGGACAGTGGAGAGAGCGGTATTGTTGATCCGTGATGATAAAAAAGCATACTTCACATTTGATCAACTACAACGTTTAGACGAACTACGTTTCTCTAATAACATTATTGCAGCGCTCGATTATCAAATCTGTCGTGAAGGTAAATCTCTAGACTTGGTAACAAAGGTCTGGCTCAAAGACAACGAGTACGTTTGA
- a CDS encoding 5-carboxymethyl-2-hydroxymuconate Delta-isomerase → MPNFVIEYSATLGQQINEDALMDSVFEGAKNSGHFPPEAIKLRTEKRSGFRLHGKQKDFLHISAHILSGRTDEQKSEISNAVLAPLKTLALQSVFVSVEIVDIHRASFVDFEY, encoded by the coding sequence ATGCCTAATTTTGTTATCGAATACAGCGCCACTCTAGGCCAACAAATTAATGAAGACGCATTGATGGATAGTGTGTTTGAAGGGGCTAAAAATAGTGGGCATTTTCCACCTGAGGCCATAAAACTTAGAACTGAAAAGCGGTCAGGATTCCGTTTACATGGTAAACAAAAAGACTTTTTACATATATCTGCGCATATTCTAAGCGGACGTACTGATGAACAAAAAAGTGAGATATCCAATGCGGTTCTGGCGCCATTAAAAACATTAGCGCTACAGAGTGTGTTTGTCTCAGTGGAGATTGTTGATATTCACCGAGCAAGTTTTGTCGATTTTGAATATTAA
- a CDS encoding thioredoxin family protein: MLLDTPICDFGYQAPDFSLKTPEGETFTVNKQLGDKGLLIAFICNHCPYVQRIAQRLATDTKTLMDEGINVLAIMSNDYRYVDADSPTNMQRFAQEHQFLFPYLVDEDQSVGKRYGAVCTPDFFGFNAKGSLQYRGRLDDARMGDTDNRIPELVNAMRQIAETGQGPKEQTPSMGCSIKWRNE, from the coding sequence ATGTTACTCGATACCCCAATTTGTGACTTTGGCTACCAAGCGCCAGATTTTAGCTTGAAGACTCCAGAAGGTGAGACGTTCACTGTGAATAAACAGTTAGGCGACAAAGGCTTGTTGATCGCCTTCATATGCAATCATTGCCCTTATGTACAGCGCATAGCCCAACGACTTGCCACTGACACAAAAACGTTAATGGATGAGGGCATTAATGTTTTGGCTATTATGTCGAATGATTACCGTTACGTAGACGCTGATTCACCGACTAATATGCAGCGTTTCGCACAAGAACATCAGTTTTTATTTCCTTATCTAGTAGATGAAGATCAGTCTGTGGGTAAGCGTTACGGTGCTGTTTGCACTCCGGATTTTTTTGGGTTTAACGCTAAGGGGTCATTGCAGTACAGAGGTCGCTTAGACGATGCTCGCATGGGAGATACTGATAACCGTATACCGGAGTTGGTAAACGCCATGCGCCAAATTGCTGAAACGGGGCAGGGGCCAAAAGAACAAACACCGAGTATGGGCTGTTCGATTAAGTGGCGCAATGAATAG
- a CDS encoding putative quinol monooxygenase produces the protein MTKLTILANIIAKDDKVDLVKSELLKLIDLTRAEEGCLDYNLHQDAENPAHFMFYENWQSRELWQHHMNADYMAAYGVAVDEAVESWTLNEMTHIA, from the coding sequence GTGACAAAACTGACCATACTGGCCAATATCATTGCCAAAGACGACAAAGTAGATTTGGTAAAAAGCGAATTATTAAAGCTGATTGATTTAACCCGCGCCGAAGAAGGCTGCCTTGATTATAACTTGCATCAAGACGCTGAAAATCCTGCGCACTTTATGTTCTATGAAAACTGGCAGAGCCGTGAATTATGGCAGCACCATATGAATGCAGATTACATGGCAGCGTATGGTGTAGCTGTTGATGAGGCAGTTGAATCTTGGACCTTAAATGAAATGACGCATATTGCGTAG
- a CDS encoding zinc-binding alcohol dehydrogenase family protein, producing the protein MKAIGYNKSLPITNPESLMDIELAQPIAKGWDLLVKISAISVNPADYKVRLNMAPEAGEFKVLGWDAMGEVIATGDAVTCFKPGDLVYYAGDITRQGNNAEYHLVDERIVGKKPKSLSNGEAAALPLTAITAWEILFEHLAIKQQSVALDAKSNEVILVVGAAGGVGSILVQLAKAITGATVIGTASRESSNAWVRKLGADHVIDHSKPLKEQIEALNIGQVTHIASLNSTDTYFEAYTDLIAPFGKIAMIDDPESLDVTKLKAKSLSLHWEFMFARSMFSAVDMHEQGILLSRVANLVDEGYVNTTVGKNLGAINAENLRAAHEALETGRSIGKIVLEGF; encoded by the coding sequence ATGAAAGCAATTGGCTATAACAAATCACTTCCTATCACTAACCCTGAATCATTAATGGATATAGAGCTGGCGCAGCCTATCGCCAAAGGATGGGATCTATTAGTAAAAATTAGCGCTATATCGGTTAACCCCGCTGATTATAAAGTGCGCTTAAATATGGCCCCCGAAGCAGGCGAATTTAAAGTACTAGGATGGGACGCCATGGGCGAAGTCATAGCTACTGGCGACGCAGTAACGTGTTTTAAACCTGGTGATTTGGTTTATTACGCTGGTGATATCACGCGCCAAGGTAATAATGCCGAATATCATTTAGTGGATGAACGCATTGTGGGCAAAAAGCCAAAAAGTCTATCCAATGGTGAAGCGGCAGCCTTGCCACTAACCGCGATTACTGCCTGGGAGATATTGTTTGAACACCTTGCGATTAAGCAGCAATCAGTTGCTCTTGATGCGAAATCAAATGAGGTTATCCTAGTAGTAGGCGCTGCCGGCGGTGTAGGTTCAATTTTAGTTCAATTGGCCAAAGCGATAACCGGTGCCACGGTAATTGGTACTGCCTCTCGAGAAAGCTCAAATGCGTGGGTGAGAAAACTCGGGGCTGACCATGTTATCGACCATAGCAAACCATTAAAAGAACAGATTGAAGCGTTAAATATTGGCCAGGTAACGCACATCGCTAGTTTAAATAGCACGGATACTTATTTCGAAGCGTACACTGATTTGATCGCGCCCTTTGGCAAAATTGCCATGATTGACGATCCTGAATCATTAGATGTGACCAAGTTAAAAGCCAAGAGTTTGTCATTGCATTGGGAATTTATGTTTGCCCGTTCCATGTTCAGCGCTGTAGATATGCATGAACAGGGTATATTGCTAAGCCGCGTGGCTAATTTAGTAGATGAAGGTTATGTAAACACGACTGTGGGTAAAAACCTAGGGGCAATTAATGCTGAGAATTTACGTGCTGCGCACGAAGCATTAGAAACTGGTCGGTCGATTGGCAAAATCGTTTTAGAAGGGTTTTAG
- a CDS encoding LysR family transcriptional regulator produces MLLEDLQVILKVAEFRSITAAATSLDMRTATASAAVKRVEASLGVDLFVRTTRHLRLSNAGERYIPHCQQALQTLSIAKQSAKGDLDMVDGELRIALSSDLGRNIVLPWINEFMQSHKKVSLRANITDSNIDFYRDSVDLALRYGSPNDANVYGFKICNVPRILCATQNYLDTHGTPAHPHDLASHQGLFYQLQEIIKDVWVFSHDSGEFKIKMKGKHASNDGDLVRRWCVDSHGIAVKSCLDMSADLLADRVVPVMQDFVPVATELWLIFPSRQSITPAARLLRDMLKDKCNDILKALVAKNIISRNVFD; encoded by the coding sequence ATGTTATTAGAAGACTTGCAAGTGATACTTAAGGTGGCAGAATTTCGCAGTATTACGGCGGCGGCCACCAGTTTAGATATGCGTACTGCTACCGCCAGTGCCGCGGTTAAACGCGTTGAGGCATCACTAGGGGTGGATTTATTTGTACGTACCACTCGCCACTTACGTCTATCAAATGCCGGTGAGCGGTATATACCTCATTGCCAACAAGCGCTGCAAACACTCAGCATTGCCAAGCAAAGCGCTAAGGGAGATTTGGATATGGTGGACGGTGAATTGCGTATTGCCTTATCCTCTGACCTAGGGCGAAATATCGTTCTGCCCTGGATAAACGAGTTTATGCAATCCCACAAAAAGGTCAGTCTGCGAGCAAACATCACTGACAGCAATATAGATTTCTACCGAGACTCGGTTGACCTCGCTCTGCGTTATGGCTCACCTAATGATGCAAACGTATATGGTTTTAAAATCTGCAACGTACCGCGTATTTTGTGTGCCACCCAAAACTATTTAGACACCCATGGTACGCCTGCTCACCCACACGATTTAGCTTCCCATCAGGGTTTGTTTTATCAGTTACAAGAGATAATCAAAGATGTATGGGTATTTAGTCACGACAGCGGTGAATTTAAAATTAAAATGAAGGGTAAACACGCTTCGAACGATGGCGATTTAGTCAGGCGCTGGTGCGTCGACAGCCATGGTATAGCAGTAAAGTCATGCCTCGATATGTCAGCAGATTTACTGGCCGATAGAGTCGTACCGGTCATGCAAGACTTTGTACCTGTCGCTACCGAATTATGGCTGATTTTCCCGAGCAGACAATCAATAACACCGGCAGCCCGTTTATTGCGCGATATGCTCAAAGACAAATGCAACGATATTCTAAAAGCACTGGTGGCAAAAAATATAATCTCGCGCAACGTGTTTGACTAA
- a CDS encoding patatin family protein — MKSLDTTTPIPLDNTVQLKLALIAEGGGQRGIFTAGVLDAWLEEGYDPFDMFIGTSAGSQNLTSYLARQKGYAKRLIRGLSRHKRFFQLGRGLVGKHIVDLDWYFDKTTEANRAIDFATAKRSLGDRELLITTTNSRDRAPYFLSPTGESHQWRELLKASSALPFLYKQGVKLTPWLNARAANELDATNEQDKVQPQADFYLDGGLAAPLPVREAYNRGARKIVVIRTVNAHFQAQSAWVHKLRSLVCVSGYCPKTIDYLVQHEKAYQQELAFIANPPADVEIVQIFADEKLQSKLLGSTDNDLRHDHKAGVAAGKAYLQQQNVIEQNLSFNINQVDLITDSVQDYQHASSAIIAKQLATQPTAAAQRLSA, encoded by the coding sequence ATGAAATCCCTAGATACAACCACGCCTATCCCCCTAGACAATACTGTGCAGCTAAAACTGGCACTGATTGCTGAAGGTGGTGGTCAAAGGGGGATATTCACCGCAGGCGTGCTTGATGCTTGGTTAGAAGAAGGCTATGACCCTTTCGACATGTTTATTGGCACGTCTGCGGGTTCGCAAAACCTGACCAGCTATTTAGCGCGCCAAAAAGGCTATGCTAAAAGATTGATCCGAGGCTTATCGCGCCACAAACGATTTTTTCAATTAGGCCGTGGTTTGGTGGGCAAACATATCGTGGATTTAGACTGGTACTTTGACAAAACCACCGAAGCCAATCGCGCTATTGATTTTGCAACAGCCAAGCGATCACTGGGCGACCGTGAACTGCTCATTACCACGACCAATTCACGAGACCGAGCGCCGTACTTTCTTAGTCCAACGGGTGAAAGCCACCAGTGGCGCGAATTGTTGAAAGCATCTAGTGCACTACCCTTCTTATACAAGCAAGGCGTGAAGCTAACGCCGTGGTTAAATGCCCGCGCGGCCAATGAGCTCGATGCCACAAATGAACAAGACAAAGTACAGCCACAAGCAGATTTTTATCTTGATGGTGGTTTGGCTGCCCCCTTACCCGTGCGTGAAGCGTATAATCGAGGGGCCCGGAAAATAGTAGTGATCCGCACGGTCAATGCTCACTTTCAAGCGCAATCAGCTTGGGTGCATAAACTCAGATCATTGGTGTGTGTTTCAGGCTATTGCCCCAAAACCATTGATTACTTAGTGCAACACGAAAAAGCATATCAACAAGAATTAGCATTTATTGCCAACCCACCAGCGGATGTTGAAATAGTGCAAATATTTGCCGATGAAAAACTACAAAGCAAACTTTTAGGCAGTACCGACAATGACCTTAGACACGATCACAAAGCTGGTGTTGCGGCAGGTAAAGCCTATTTACAACAACAGAATGTCATTGAACAAAACCTATCGTTCAACATCAATCAGGTCGATTTAATCACAGATTCAGTGCAAGATTATCAGCATGCGTCTAGCGCAATAATCGCCAAACAATTGGCTACGCAGCCAACAGCTGCTGCCCAGCGTTTATCCGCTTAG
- a CDS encoding arsinothricin resistance N-acetyltransferase ArsN1 family B: MIRDATIDDSKAIAEIYNHYVMNSSITFEENTVPSAEISKRIRNVQISNLPWIVALKGNAVVGYAYATKWKERSAYRFSVETTVYLSSKTQGEGIGTLLYEELLCRLKSLDINNVIGGITLPNPASVGLHEKMKMKKVAHFPNVGFKFGKWLDVGYWQLSLRT; encoded by the coding sequence ATGATTAGAGACGCAACTATCGATGATTCAAAAGCAATTGCTGAAATATATAATCACTATGTTATGAATAGCTCCATAACGTTTGAAGAAAATACTGTGCCTAGTGCTGAAATATCTAAGCGGATCAGAAATGTTCAAATATCCAATTTACCATGGATTGTCGCGTTAAAAGGAAACGCCGTTGTAGGATATGCTTATGCCACTAAATGGAAAGAAAGAAGTGCTTACCGCTTCTCTGTAGAAACCACCGTTTATCTTTCTAGCAAAACACAAGGAGAGGGAATAGGCACTTTGTTATATGAAGAGCTTTTGTGCAGGCTTAAATCTCTTGATATCAATAATGTGATTGGCGGTATAACTTTGCCTAACCCTGCCAGTGTAGGTTTACACGAGAAAATGAAGATGAAGAAAGTCGCTCATTTCCCTAACGTTGGTTTTAAATTTGGTAAATGGCTAGATGTAGGATATTGGCAATTGAGCTTACGCACATAA